In Blastopirellula sediminis, the following proteins share a genomic window:
- a CDS encoding efflux RND transporter permease subunit: MKFPHFFIERPIFASVLSFIIVLVGGITYLTLPVSQYPNVAPPTVQVRASYPGATPQVIADTVATPIEQEMNGVDDMLYMESSSSADGTMLLTVTFKLGTDLDDAQVLVQNRVSVALPRLPEAVRQIGVTTTKQIPDMLLVVHLTSPDSSRDQLYISNFAFLRIRDALMRLDGVGDVRIAGGNEYAMRVWLDIERMIYLDLSPGDVVNAIRGQNVQVAAGVIGQPPTDDTGAFQLNVTTQGRLESPEEFEQIIVKRGEDGRVTRLGDIARLELGAQDYSRISYLDGKPAIAVIVYQRPGTNAVETTNQIKQTMVDLEKDFPQGVGYEIAYNPTDFVEESIAEVFDTLIITTVLVVLTVFLFLHGWRPTIIPVIAIPISLIGTFAAMQSLGVTLNTLSLFGLVLAIGIVVDDAIVVVENVERLIGEGMEPRAATHKAMDEVGSALIATTLVLIAVFVPTVFIPSISGQFYQQFALTIAISTAFSTFVSLTLSPAMCALLLRPKDAEVKGFFDRAGDFCFGWFFRWFNRTFDLSSNLYAWMIGRTIRVSAVVLLGYVGLLVATWYSFGLVPTGFIPPQDQGYLICSIRLPDGAALSRTDVVTKKVAEVGGKIDGVAHSVGIAGLNGSTFTISPNAAVTFLPLEDAKARAARGRDLNAIMADLRKEMAKINEAEIFVIQPPPVRGIGRGGGYKLYIQDQSGAGLDALNQVTNKMLADANAQPGLVQVYSNYRLSVPQVFADVDRTKAEMLGIPVSDVFTALQVYLGSVYVNDFNFLGRTYRVTAQAEPEFRDDASDILQLRTRSDRGASVPLGSVVQLERVTGPDRLVRYNLYPAADINGDTVAGFSTGQSLATIEQLADQNLPPGFGYAWTDIAFQERQAGNTIVYLFPLAVLFVFLTLAAQYESWILPLAIILIVPLCLLFAILGIWFRGMDNNILTQIGFIVLVGLACKNAILIVEFAKAEEDAGKDRFEAAISACRLRLRPILMTAFSFILGVIPLLIATGAGYEMRRVLGTAVFAGMLGVTIFGLFLTPVFYVVLRRFARQPKEATTPAA; the protein is encoded by the coding sequence ATGAAGTTCCCCCACTTTTTCATTGAGCGGCCGATCTTCGCGTCGGTGCTGTCGTTCATCATCGTGCTGGTCGGCGGGATTACCTACCTGACGCTGCCGGTCTCGCAATATCCGAACGTCGCTCCGCCGACCGTGCAAGTTCGCGCCAGCTATCCCGGCGCTACGCCGCAGGTGATCGCCGACACCGTCGCGACGCCGATTGAGCAAGAGATGAACGGAGTCGACGACATGCTTTATATGGAGTCGTCGTCGAGCGCCGACGGAACGATGCTGCTGACCGTGACGTTCAAGCTCGGTACCGACTTGGACGACGCCCAGGTGCTCGTGCAAAACCGCGTTTCGGTCGCCCTCCCCCGCTTGCCCGAAGCGGTCCGTCAGATCGGCGTGACCACGACCAAGCAGATTCCCGACATGCTGCTGGTGGTTCACCTGACGTCGCCCGACAGCAGTCGCGATCAGCTGTACATCAGCAACTTCGCCTTCCTGCGGATTCGCGACGCGCTGATGCGTTTGGATGGGGTCGGCGACGTTCGTATCGCCGGCGGTAACGAATATGCGATGCGCGTCTGGCTCGATATCGAGCGGATGATTTACCTCGATCTGTCGCCGGGGGACGTGGTCAACGCGATCCGCGGGCAAAACGTGCAAGTGGCGGCCGGCGTGATCGGCCAACCGCCGACCGACGATACCGGCGCGTTTCAATTGAACGTGACGACGCAAGGTCGGTTGGAGAGTCCGGAAGAGTTCGAACAGATCATCGTCAAGCGTGGCGAAGATGGCCGCGTGACGCGGCTCGGCGACATCGCACGGCTGGAACTGGGCGCCCAGGACTACTCGCGTATCAGCTATCTCGACGGCAAGCCTGCGATCGCGGTGATCGTTTATCAGCGTCCCGGAACCAATGCGGTCGAAACGACCAACCAGATCAAGCAGACGATGGTCGATCTGGAAAAGGACTTCCCGCAAGGGGTCGGCTACGAGATCGCCTACAACCCGACCGACTTCGTGGAAGAGTCGATCGCGGAGGTGTTCGACACGTTGATCATCACCACGGTGCTGGTGGTGCTGACCGTCTTTTTGTTCCTGCATGGGTGGCGGCCGACGATCATTCCGGTGATCGCGATTCCGATTTCGCTCATCGGCACCTTCGCGGCGATGCAGTCGCTGGGGGTGACGCTCAACACGTTGTCGCTGTTCGGCCTGGTGTTGGCGATCGGGATTGTGGTGGACGATGCGATCGTGGTGGTCGAGAACGTCGAGCGTCTGATCGGCGAAGGGATGGAGCCGCGGGCCGCGACGCATAAGGCGATGGATGAGGTCGGCTCGGCGCTGATCGCGACGACGCTGGTGTTGATCGCGGTGTTTGTGCCTACCGTCTTTATTCCGAGCATCAGCGGACAGTTTTATCAGCAGTTCGCGTTGACGATTGCGATTTCGACGGCGTTCTCGACGTTCGTCTCGCTGACGCTCAGTCCGGCGATGTGCGCGTTGCTCCTCCGTCCGAAAGACGCCGAAGTGAAAGGCTTTTTCGATCGGGCCGGCGACTTTTGCTTCGGCTGGTTCTTCCGCTGGTTCAATCGGACGTTTGACCTTTCGAGCAATTTGTACGCCTGGATGATCGGGCGAACGATTCGCGTTTCGGCCGTCGTGCTGTTGGGCTACGTGGGGCTGTTGGTCGCCACGTGGTATAGCTTCGGGCTGGTTCCGACCGGCTTTATTCCGCCGCAGGATCAAGGGTATTTGATCTGCAGCATCCGCTTGCCGGATGGCGCCGCGTTGTCGCGCACCGACGTCGTCACCAAGAAAGTGGCGGAAGTTGGCGGCAAAATCGACGGCGTCGCGCATTCGGTCGGCATCGCTGGTCTGAACGGCTCGACCTTTACGATCAGCCCGAACGCCGCAGTTACCTTCCTGCCGCTGGAAGATGCGAAGGCTCGCGCCGCTCGCGGACGCGATTTGAACGCCATCATGGCCGATCTGCGCAAGGAGATGGCCAAGATCAACGAAGCGGAGATCTTCGTGATTCAGCCTCCTCCGGTCCGTGGCATCGGCCGTGGCGGCGGTTACAAACTCTACATTCAAGACCAGAGCGGCGCCGGACTCGATGCGCTGAATCAGGTCACCAACAAGATGCTGGCCGACGCGAACGCGCAGCCGGGGCTGGTTCAGGTTTACTCCAACTACCGACTGAGCGTGCCGCAGGTCTTCGCCGACGTCGATCGTACGAAAGCGGAAATGCTCGGGATTCCGGTGAGCGACGTCTTTACTGCGCTGCAGGTTTACCTCGGCTCGGTCTACGTCAACGACTTTAACTTCCTGGGACGAACCTACCGCGTGACCGCCCAGGCCGAGCCGGAGTTCCGTGACGATGCGAGCGACATTCTGCAATTGCGGACTCGCAGCGATCGGGGCGCCAGCGTGCCGCTTGGTTCGGTCGTTCAGTTAGAACGCGTGACCGGTCCGGATCGCCTGGTCCGATACAACTTGTATCCAGCGGCCGACATCAACGGCGATACGGTGGCCGGTTTCAGCACCGGTCAGTCGCTCGCGACGATCGAACAGCTTGCCGATCAAAATCTTCCCCCAGGCTTCGGCTACGCCTGGACCGACATCGCGTTTCAAGAACGTCAGGCCGGCAACACCATCGTTTACCTCTTTCCGCTGGCGGTCCTCTTCGTCTTCCTGACGTTGGCCGCGCAGTACGAAAGCTGGATCTTGCCGCTGGCGATTATTTTGATCGTGCCGCTCTGCTTGTTGTTCGCGATCCTCGGCATTTGGTTCCGCGGGATGGACAACAACATCCTGACGCAGATCGGCTTCATCGTGCTGGTTGGCCTGGCCTGTAAGAACGCGATTTTGATCGTCGAGTTCGCCAAGGCGGAAGAAGACGCCGGCAAGGATCGCTTCGAAGCGGCGATCAGCGCTTGTCGTCTCCGTTTGCGTCCGATTTTGATGACCGCGTTTTCGTTCATCCTCGGCGTGATTCCGCTGCTGATCGCAACCGGCGCCGGTTACGAAATGCGACGCGTGCTCGGCACCGCGGTCTTCGCCGGAATGCTCGGCGTGACGATCTTCGGGTTGTTTTTGACCCCGGTCTTTTACGTGGTGTTGCGACGCTTCGCTCGCCAGCCGAAAGAAGCGACAACCCCGGCGGCGTAA
- a CDS encoding WD40/YVTN/BNR-like repeat-containing protein, whose translation MPLLALTTRKGLLLVRDDGDRFALESESFLGARMSITAQDPRDGTLYACLDHGHWGVKFHRSADLGKTWTELEAPKYPEGSEIRPGDPAVLKYLWAVGFPSDKRPGTFYLGSEPGGLFELAEQGAASQLNDALWNHPSRPEFWFGGGRDEAGIHSICIDPNDDDRMLVGVSCCGVFETRDGGKSWTHRNKGLKAEFMPNPDVEFGHDPHLLVQCRTQPHKLWQQNHCGVFHSDDYGENWQDVSQPDVGVKFGFTVVVDPDDGDTAWVVPATSDEKRVAIDRALFVAHTTDGGKTWRKYREGLPQEHVYDFAYRHGMSLCGDHLALATAGGSFYTSSDRGETWRTFSSQLPPIYAVTHIDESLVA comes from the coding sequence ATGCCGCTGCTCGCACTGACGACTCGCAAAGGTCTCTTGCTGGTACGCGACGACGGGGACCGCTTCGCCTTGGAGAGCGAATCGTTTCTCGGCGCGCGAATGTCGATCACCGCGCAAGACCCGCGCGACGGGACGCTTTACGCTTGTCTGGATCACGGGCATTGGGGCGTGAAGTTTCATCGCTCCGCTGATCTTGGCAAGACCTGGACCGAGCTCGAAGCCCCAAAGTATCCCGAAGGATCCGAAATCCGTCCCGGCGATCCGGCCGTGCTGAAATACTTGTGGGCCGTCGGCTTTCCGAGCGACAAACGGCCGGGAACGTTTTACCTCGGCAGCGAACCAGGCGGGCTGTTTGAACTCGCGGAGCAAGGCGCCGCGAGCCAACTGAACGACGCTCTCTGGAATCATCCGTCGCGTCCCGAGTTTTGGTTTGGGGGCGGTCGCGACGAAGCGGGAATTCACAGCATCTGTATTGATCCCAATGACGATGACCGGATGCTGGTTGGCGTCAGTTGCTGCGGCGTGTTTGAAACGCGCGACGGCGGCAAGTCTTGGACGCACCGGAACAAAGGGCTGAAGGCGGAGTTCATGCCCAACCCGGATGTCGAGTTTGGGCACGATCCGCACTTGCTGGTGCAGTGCCGCACCCAACCGCACAAGCTATGGCAACAGAATCACTGCGGCGTCTTCCATAGCGACGACTACGGCGAGAACTGGCAAGACGTTTCGCAGCCGGACGTCGGCGTAAAGTTTGGCTTTACGGTTGTGGTCGATCCGGATGACGGCGACACGGCGTGGGTCGTGCCGGCTACGTCGGATGAAAAGCGAGTCGCGATCGACCGGGCTCTCTTCGTCGCTCACACCACCGACGGCGGCAAAACGTGGCGCAAGTATCGAGAAGGTCTCCCACAAGAGCACGTCTACGATTTCGCCTATCGCCACGGCATGTCGCTCTGCGGCGATCATCTGGCGCTGGCGACTGCCGGCGGCAGCTTTTATACGTCAAGCGACCGGGGCGAAACCTGGCGAACGTTTTCGTCGCAACTCCCGCCGATCTACGCGGTGACGCACATTGATGAGAGCCTGGTGGCGTAG
- a CDS encoding MoaD/ThiS family protein: protein MLEIEFTSHLRRLVDLPDSVEVDAPTVAAALDQLAMIAPAIDSYLRHEDGSLRRHVNIFLDDQFVRDRQRLSDSTAGVTRLFIMQALSGG, encoded by the coding sequence ATGCTTGAAATCGAGTTCACCTCGCACTTGCGACGGCTGGTCGACCTTCCCGACTCGGTGGAAGTCGACGCGCCGACGGTCGCCGCTGCGCTGGATCAATTGGCGATGATTGCGCCCGCAATCGATTCGTACCTGCGTCACGAAGACGGCTCATTGCGGCGCCACGTCAATATCTTCCTGGACGACCAGTTCGTGCGCGATCGCCAACGCTTGAGCGATTCGACCGCCGGGGTGACTCGACTCTTCATCATGCAGGCCCTTTCGGGAGGCTAA